TAACGCGTTAGACGATCTGAACAGAGTCATAAATTTGAATGGTGATTTTATATTCGCTTATTTTAATCGTGCAGCAATCCGGTTCAGGCAAATGGAATATAAACTCTCGGGAGAGAATTCGGATGACGAGACTATGCCGGCCGTGACCGGTGTAAATAGTTCTGCATTTACGTCTCGGAATAAAAATAATGATATTCGTTTCGGTAACTTGCCGAAACCTGATGATCAGGGTTCTCTTGAATATGACATGATTTTACGCGATTACGATAAAGTGATAAGTCTCGATCCTAATTTTGAATATGCTTATTTTAATCGGGGCAACGTGAGATGTACCCAAAAAGATTTTAAAGCGGCATTGAATGATTTTAACGAAGCGATCAGACTTCGTCCTGATTTTGCCGACGCGTATTTTAACCGAGGATTGGTATATGTGTACCTCGGAGATAACGAGAAAGGTATCGCCGACTTGAGTAAGGCGGGAGAATTAGGTGTGGTTTCGGCTTATAGCGTAATAAAAAGGTTAAGCGATTAAAATGTTTCTTTTTGATAAAATCCGGATGTGATATTAAAAAAATTATTACATTTGTACCCCTATAAATGAACCCGAAAAAATAGCAGTGAACGAGTTGCAACAAAAACAATTGTAAATAGTTATCTGTTTTAAAGCAACGCGGTCATGGAAGTATGGAGAATATGAGTATGATTAAAATAACTTTTCCCGATAAATCGGTAAAAGAATTTGACAAAGGAACGACTCCTTTGCAAATTGCTGAAAGTATAAGTCCGCGTTTAGCGCAGGACGTTTTGGCCGCAACGATCGACGGAAAACCCTGGGATCTTACCCGGCCGATTGTCGAAGACGCTGAAATAAAATTATTTAAATGGGACGATCCTGAAGGAAAACATGCGTTTTGGCATTCGTCGGCGCATCTTTTGGCAGAGGCCTTGCAAGAATTGTATCCGGGTGTTAAATTCGGAATCGGACCCGCTATCGAAAACGGGTTTTATTACGATGTAGATTTGGGTGAAACCCCGATTAAAGAAAGCGATTTTGCAGTTATCGAAGCAAAAATGCTGGAACTTGCTTCGAAAAAAGAGGCGATTGTAAGACAGGATATTTCGAAAGCCGATGCTCTGAAAATGTTTGGAGACAGAGGCGAAGAATATAAAGTAGAACTCATTAGCGAGCTCGAGGATGGAACGATTTCTACCTATACGCAAGGTAATTTCACCGATCTTTGCCGGGGGCCGCATTTACCCACGACAGCTCCTATTAAAGCCGCTAAAGTATTGTCGCTTGCGGGGGCTTATTGGAGAGGCGATGAAAAACGTCATCAGTTGACACGGGTATATGCTATTACATTCCCCAAGAAAAAAATGCTCGATGAGTATCTCGCTTTGCTCGAAGAAGCCAAGAAACGCGATCATCGGAAAATAGGTAAAGAACTGGAATTGTTTACTTTTTCGCATGCCGTAGGACAGGGACTTCCGTTATGGTTACCTAAGGGGGCGATGCTGCGTGACCGCTTAGAGAATTTTTTACGTCGTATTCAGAAACGATTCGGATACCAGCAGGTTATAACACCGCATATCGGTAATAAGATATTATATGTCACTTCTGGCCATTATGCCAAATATGGGAAAGATTCGTTTCAGCCGATACATACTCCCGAAGAAGGAGAAGAATTTTTGTTGAAACCGATGAATTGTCCTCACCACTGTGAAATATATAAGGCTTTTCCCCGGTCGTATAAAGATTTGCCTTTGCGATTTGCCGAATTCGGTACCGTTTATCGATACGAACAAAGCGGCGAATTGCACGGTCTTACCAGAGTTAGAGGTTTTACTCAAGATGATGCTCATATTTTCTGTCGTCCCGATCAAGTGAAAGACGAATTCCTGAAAGTAATGGATATTATTTTTATTATTTTCGGTGCACTCGATTTTAAAAATTTCGAAGCTCAGATTTCGTTGCGCGACCCTAACAATCGAGAAAAGTATATCGGGTCGGATGAAAATTGGGAAAAAGCAGAACGAGCAATTGTAGAAGCTTGTCAGGAAAAAGGGTTGAATGCCCGTATTGAGTTGGGCGAGGCTGCTTTTTACGGACCAAAACTCGACTTTATGGTGAAAGATGCTATCGGTCGCCGTTGGCAGTTGGGAACTATACAAGTAGATTATAATCTTCCTGAACGGTTTGAATTGGAATATACCGGAAGTGATAATCAAAAGCATCGTCCGGTAATGATACATCGTGCACCTTTCGGGTCGATGGAACGGTTTGTCGCTGTACTGATTGAACATACTGCCGGGAAATTCCCCTTGTGGCTTACCCCCGAACAGGTAGTTGTTATGCCAATCAGTGAAAAATATAATGATTACGCTCATGAGGTTGCTCGTGAACTCGAAATGAGAGATATTCGTACGATCGTAGATGACCGAAACGAAAAAATCGGACGTAAAATTAGGGATAATGAACTGAAAAGAATCCCATATTTACTCATCGTAGGAGAAAAAGAAGCAGAAAATGGTGAAGTTTCTGTAAGAAAACAGGGCGAAGGTGATAAAGGTTCTATGAAAATTGCTACCTTTGCCGGGATTTTAACCGAGGAAGTAGAAAAAATGATAACCCAATGGTAATTTGAATGGAGAAAAAAGAAACTTTAGGAGTTAAAAGGAATTTCCCCGTAAAGAAAAATGAAGGGGCGAAAGAAATGTACCGTATTAATGAGAGAATCAGAGTAAAAGAGGTACGTCTTGTGGGCGATAATGTAGAGCAGGGGATATATCCTATTCAGGATGCTTTGCGTATAGCTGAAGAGATGGAACTCGATTTGGTAGAAATCTCTCCGAATGCCGCTCCTCCGGTTTGCCGGATTACCGATTATCAAAAATTCCTCTATCAACAGAAAAAAAGGCTGAAAGAACAAAAAGCGAAGTCATCTAAGGTCGTTGTTAAAGAGATACGTTTCGGACCTCAAACCGATGATCATGACTATAATTTTAAATTGAAACATGCCAAAGGCTTTCTCGAGGAAGGGGCAAAGGTAAAAGCTTATGTGTTTTTTAAAGGCCGTTCGATTCTGTTTAAAGAACAAGGGGAGGTATTATTACTTCGCTTTGCAAATGATCTCGAAGATTATGGTAAAGTAGAACAACTTCCCGTTCTCGAAGGAAAGCGCATGATTATTATGCTTTCGCCGAAAAAGAAATAAATATGATCGGGGACATCCCGATTAATTAAATACATAATTAAAATTTAGTAAAATGCCAAAGATGAAAACTAATTCCGGTGCCAAAAAGAGGTTCGCCCTTACCGGATCAGGAAAAATCAAAAGAAAACATGCTTTTAAAAGTCACATTTTGACGAAAAAAACTAAAAAGCAAAAACGCAATCTTACGCATTTCACGATCGTATCATCTGCCGATGTGAAGAACGTGAAAGAATTATTGTGCATGAGATAATTGCCGTTTATTTAAAATCACAAAAAGCGAGTTTAAATTTTTATTAACCGAATGTTTTAGCCTGAAGATCATCGCGAAGACGATGACGCTAACATTCAAAACAAGAAAAACTATGCCAAGATCAGTAAATCATGTTGCTTCGAGAGCAAGAAGAAAGAAAATTTTAAAATTAACTAAAGGCTACTTTGGTGCGAGAAAAAATGTTTGGACAGTAGCTAAAAATACTTGGGAAAAAGGTCTTACTTATGCTTATCGCGACCGTAAAGCTAAAAAACGTAACTTCAGAGCCTTGTGGATACAGCGTATTAATGCAGCCGCACGTCTCGAAGGAATGTCTTATTCTAAGTTGATGGGTGCGTTACATAAATCGGGTATTGAAATTAATCGTAAGGTTTTAGCCGATTTGGCAATGAATAATCCTGAAGCCTTTCAGGCAATTGTTGCTAAAGTGAAAAATGCATAAGATTTGTAGTTAAAATAATGTTTAAAATGAGGTTTTACAAAATGTAAAACCTCATTTTTTTGATGAAATATTTGACTTTTATATATTAATTCCTTATATTTGTAATAAGGAAATGAGAAAAGCAAAAAGTCGCATCGCAGTTGATCGGGAAACTCATCAATTAATATGAAATACCGAGACAAGCTTTCTCTTCCAATGGCGGGCCACGACCTTCGGGTTGCAAATATGCACAGTGGATTACAAAGGAGGGGGGCACTCAAATCCTGTTATTCGGAGTTTCATCACATCCTCCGATGCGACTTTCTTTAAAATACTTTAAAAACCGGATAGAGAGTAATCTTTATCCGGTTTTTTGCTGTTATAAGTGCGTTATTCGTATGTTGCTTAAGTGGGTGAATACCTGCGGGCAGCTGGGGTTTTCACATTAAAAACTAACAGATAGATAGTATGAAAAAGTTATTGTATTTATTTATTGCTTTGTTTATCTGCTCTTGCGCAGGTAAATCTGCCGATAAAAAGGCGAGTTCCGAAGAAATGACCGTTAATGGAAAATCGGTATCGATGGGCGATACAGCAAATTCGAATAAGAAATCCTATGAGGGTATACTTCCGGCTGCTGATGCTGAAGGCATTCGTTACGAACTTGATTTGTATACTCCTAAACAAGGTACTGGTGATAGTATTTATCATCTGACGATGACTTATATCGGCGCCGGAGAAAATGGTCAGGACGAAACTTTTGTTCAACAGGGGCAGTGGGGAATTGTAAACGGTCCGGTTATCGATGCTGGTGGGACGATTTATCAGCTTAGAGGGGATTCGATAGATGAAATTAATTTCCTTGCTGTTAACGATAGTCTTGTCATGTTAGGGCAAGATATGAAGAAACCGCAATCGAAATTAAATTATACACTTAAAGAAAAG
Above is a genomic segment from Coprobacter tertius containing:
- the thrS gene encoding threonine--tRNA ligase, translating into MIKITFPDKSVKEFDKGTTPLQIAESISPRLAQDVLAATIDGKPWDLTRPIVEDAEIKLFKWDDPEGKHAFWHSSAHLLAEALQELYPGVKFGIGPAIENGFYYDVDLGETPIKESDFAVIEAKMLELASKKEAIVRQDISKADALKMFGDRGEEYKVELISELEDGTISTYTQGNFTDLCRGPHLPTTAPIKAAKVLSLAGAYWRGDEKRHQLTRVYAITFPKKKMLDEYLALLEEAKKRDHRKIGKELELFTFSHAVGQGLPLWLPKGAMLRDRLENFLRRIQKRFGYQQVITPHIGNKILYVTSGHYAKYGKDSFQPIHTPEEGEEFLLKPMNCPHHCEIYKAFPRSYKDLPLRFAEFGTVYRYEQSGELHGLTRVRGFTQDDAHIFCRPDQVKDEFLKVMDIIFIIFGALDFKNFEAQISLRDPNNREKYIGSDENWEKAERAIVEACQEKGLNARIELGEAAFYGPKLDFMVKDAIGRRWQLGTIQVDYNLPERFELEYTGSDNQKHRPVMIHRAPFGSMERFVAVLIEHTAGKFPLWLTPEQVVVMPISEKYNDYAHEVARELEMRDIRTIVDDRNEKIGRKIRDNELKRIPYLLIVGEKEAENGEVSVRKQGEGDKGSMKIATFAGILTEEVEKMITQW
- the rplT gene encoding 50S ribosomal protein L20, with the translated sequence MPRSVNHVASRARRKKILKLTKGYFGARKNVWTVAKNTWEKGLTYAYRDRKAKKRNFRALWIQRINAAARLEGMSYSKLMGALHKSGIEINRKVLADLAMNNPEAFQAIVAKVKNA
- a CDS encoding copper resistance protein NlpE, which encodes MKKLLYLFIALFICSCAGKSADKKASSEEMTVNGKSVSMGDTANSNKKSYEGILPAADAEGIRYELDLYTPKQGTGDSIYHLTMTYIGAGENGQDETFVQQGQWGIVNGPVIDAGGTIYQLRGDSIDEINFLAVNDSLVMLGQDMKKPQSKLNYTLKEKK
- the rpmI gene encoding 50S ribosomal protein L35, which translates into the protein MPKMKTNSGAKKRFALTGSGKIKRKHAFKSHILTKKTKKQKRNLTHFTIVSSADVKNVKELLCMR